The proteins below come from a single Effusibacillus pohliae DSM 22757 genomic window:
- a CDS encoding ABC transporter permease, with translation MSWTNLLEIILNNTILYATPLILAALGGVMSERSGIVNIALEGFMIIGAFAAAVTTIFTGETLGLAGLAPWLGLLAAFLMGILFAVPHAVATIHFRADQVVSGVALNFLAAGFSIFMVKNLFDGAAQTTTVQHPFEKIRISGLTDIPVVGKGIFFAYPTSYLAILLVIIVYIVLYRTPFGLRIRALGEHPHAADSVGIRVYLYRYIAVLLAGGLAGLGGASMSIAVTSNFQHNTIAGHGFMALAAMIFGKWHPVGAMGAALFFGFATALAASGQVIGLTNYVPAEFLIMLPYVLTILALAGVVGRANAPSALGRPFLKGER, from the coding sequence GTGAGCTGGACGAACCTGTTGGAGATCATCCTGAACAACACGATTCTGTACGCGACACCGTTGATCCTGGCCGCTCTCGGCGGTGTGATGTCGGAACGGTCGGGAATTGTCAATATCGCGCTGGAAGGCTTTATGATCATCGGGGCGTTTGCCGCAGCAGTGACGACCATCTTCACCGGCGAAACATTGGGGCTCGCCGGGCTGGCGCCATGGCTCGGCCTGTTGGCGGCGTTTCTGATGGGGATTCTGTTCGCCGTGCCGCATGCGGTCGCGACCATCCATTTTCGGGCGGATCAGGTGGTGTCCGGTGTCGCGTTAAACTTTCTGGCAGCCGGGTTCTCGATTTTCATGGTGAAAAATCTGTTTGACGGAGCGGCGCAAACGACGACCGTCCAACATCCGTTCGAAAAAATCCGAATCTCCGGCTTGACCGACATCCCGGTCGTCGGGAAAGGGATTTTTTTCGCCTACCCGACATCGTACCTGGCCATCCTGCTGGTGATCATCGTCTACATCGTCCTGTATCGAACTCCGTTTGGGCTGCGAATTCGGGCTTTGGGCGAGCATCCGCACGCGGCTGACTCGGTTGGCATCCGCGTTTATCTGTACCGCTATATTGCCGTCTTGCTGGCAGGCGGTTTGGCGGGACTGGGCGGGGCCAGCATGTCGATTGCTGTCACAAGCAACTTCCAGCACAATACGATCGCCGGACACGGCTTTATGGCACTGGCGGCGATGATCTTTGGCAAATGGCATCCGGTCGGGGCGATGGGGGCCGCCTTGTTTTTCGGGTTTGCCACGGCGCTGGCGGCGTCCGGACAGGTGATCGGGCTGACCAATTATGTACCGGCCGAATTTTTGATCATGCTGCCGTATGTGCTGACTATTTTGGCGCTTGCCGGCGTGGTTGGTCGCGCGAATGCACCGTCCGCGTTGGGAAGACCGTTTCTCAAAGGCGAACGATAG
- a CDS encoding histidine phosphatase family protein, translating into MNLYLIRHGEAEHNVDRFRMAHTHDSKHALTESGRQQAAATAQFIRDLAKGSSILYSSPYRRTIETAQAIHSLLPTGTPFYENPLLREWEWGNLYDFNNRTLESKKEFQAAGRFYFRYLNGESLADVYLRSTLFMHTIVQRLMQQQRYENLIVVTHAAFIQMLLAFLMNWPVEKMEYFEPVENGAVIAVRETDGEYRHEKIFVP; encoded by the coding sequence ATGAACCTGTATCTGATTCGCCATGGCGAAGCCGAGCATAATGTAGACCGTTTTCGCATGGCCCATACGCATGATTCAAAACATGCTCTTACCGAATCGGGCCGGCAGCAGGCCGCGGCCACCGCACAATTTATCAGGGATTTGGCAAAAGGCAGCAGCATCCTTTACTCCTCTCCGTATCGCAGAACCATCGAAACAGCGCAAGCGATCCACTCCCTACTGCCGACCGGCACCCCTTTCTATGAAAATCCGCTGCTGCGCGAATGGGAGTGGGGGAACCTGTACGATTTCAACAATCGAACCCTCGAATCGAAAAAGGAGTTTCAAGCGGCGGGCCGCTTCTACTTTCGTTATCTGAACGGGGAATCCCTGGCAGATGTATATCTCCGTTCGACCCTGTTTATGCATACGATTGTCCAGCGGCTGATGCAGCAACAACGATACGAGAACCTGATCGTCGTGACGCATGCCGCTTTCATTCAGATGCTGCTGGCTTTTTTAATGAATTGGCCGGTTGAAAAAATGGAGTATTTTGAACCGGTGGAGAATGGGGCTGTGATTGCCGTTCGGGAAACGGATGGGGAGTATCGGCATGAAAAGATTTTTGTTCCGTGA
- a CDS encoding acyl-CoA dehydrogenase, with the protein MNFAYSDRVKALQERLIQFMDEVVYPNEKTYEQQLNEAPTRWQIPPIMEEMKAKARAAGLWNLFLPESEWGAGLTNLEYAPLCEIMGRSFIAPEVFNCSAPDTGNMEVLVRYGTKEQQEKWLVPLLNGEIRSCFSMTEPEVASSDATNIEASIVRDGDEYVINGRKWWSSGAGDPRCKIAIVMGKTNPNAPRHEQQSMILVPLDTPGVKIERILPVFGYDDAPHGHAEITFDNVRVPASNIIWEEGKGFAIAQGRLGPGRIHHCMRLIGLAERALELMVARAKNRVAFGKPLAEQGVIQEWIADSRIEIEQARLLTLKAAYMMDTVGNKVARKEIAMIKVVAPNMALKVIDRAIQVHGAAGVSEDFPLARMWATIRTLRLADGPDEVHRAAIAKLELKAHQSGDANG; encoded by the coding sequence ATGAATTTTGCGTACAGCGATAGGGTGAAAGCGTTACAGGAGCGTTTGATTCAATTCATGGATGAAGTGGTGTATCCGAATGAGAAAACGTATGAGCAGCAGCTGAATGAAGCCCCGACCCGCTGGCAAATTCCGCCGATCATGGAGGAGATGAAAGCCAAGGCAAGGGCGGCCGGTTTGTGGAATCTGTTTTTGCCTGAAAGCGAATGGGGAGCGGGTCTGACGAACCTGGAGTATGCACCGTTGTGCGAGATTATGGGGCGCTCCTTCATCGCGCCGGAAGTGTTCAACTGCAGCGCACCGGACACCGGGAACATGGAAGTGCTGGTCCGCTATGGCACGAAAGAGCAGCAGGAGAAGTGGCTGGTCCCCCTCCTGAACGGGGAAATCCGTTCCTGTTTTTCGATGACCGAGCCGGAAGTGGCCTCTTCTGATGCTACGAATATTGAAGCGAGTATTGTAAGAGACGGCGATGAATACGTCATTAACGGGCGGAAGTGGTGGTCATCCGGTGCCGGCGACCCTCGGTGCAAGATTGCGATTGTGATGGGAAAGACCAATCCGAACGCCCCCCGGCACGAACAGCAATCGATGATTCTCGTTCCGCTCGACACGCCGGGTGTCAAAATTGAGCGAATCCTGCCGGTATTCGGATATGACGACGCGCCGCATGGGCATGCGGAGATTACATTTGACAATGTGCGTGTGCCGGCAAGCAATATCATTTGGGAAGAAGGAAAAGGGTTTGCGATTGCGCAAGGCCGACTCGGACCTGGGCGGATCCACCACTGCATGCGCTTGATCGGGTTGGCCGAACGGGCGCTTGAGCTGATGGTGGCGCGTGCGAAAAATCGGGTTGCTTTTGGCAAACCATTGGCGGAACAAGGAGTGATCCAGGAGTGGATTGCCGACTCTCGGATCGAGATTGAGCAAGCCCGCCTCTTGACGTTAAAGGCTGCGTACATGATGGATACAGTTGGGAACAAAGTCGCACGAAAGGAAATTGCAATGATCAAAGTGGTGGCGCCGAATATGGCATTGAAGGTGATTGACAGGGCCATCCAGGTGCACGGGGCCGCCGGGGTCAGCGAAGATTTCCCGCTTGCCAGGATGTGGGCGACGATCCGGACATTGCGTCTGGCAGACGGGCCGGATGAAGTCCATCGTGCCGCCATTGCAAAGCTGGAGTTAAAAGCCCATCAGTCGGGTGATGCCAATGGCTGA
- a CDS encoding NAD(P)/FAD-dependent oxidoreductase, which translates to MCSCDWWLHVTLLGHSRRGCNVPYDVIIVGAGPSGIFAAYELTLLNPNCKVLLIDKGHDIFHRSCPILQEKLVKCPPPTKMKEYAGCLPACSITSGWGGAGAYSDGKFNLTTEFGGWMQDYLPPSKVLELIEYVDRINLEHGATLAITDPTTPAVAAIERRAAAAGLKLLKARVRHLGTEENLKILTNIYHTLENKIETRFKTLVDDILVEELPGSTAKQKAYRVTGVRLKSGEELRADRVIIGPGRDGSQWLADILKRRGLTMTNNQVDIGVRVETSDVIMQEINEHLYEAKFVFNTSVGTRVRTFCANPSGHVVVENHSGVMTANGHAYKDPALGSRNTNFALLVSHTFTEPFDKPIEYAKEISRRANDLSNGSVIVQKYGDILKGRRSTEKRIREGFIEPTLKEAVPGDLGLVLPYNTMKSLIEMMEALDKVTPGIASEHTLFYGVEAKFYSARPRLTDHFETEVRGLFAIGDGAGITRGLAQASAAGVHVARHIASTLPKKVQMAAN; encoded by the coding sequence ATGTGCTCATGTGACTGGTGGCTGCATGTCACTTTGCTGGGCCATAGCAGGAGGGGATGCAACGTGCCATATGATGTGATTATTGTCGGCGCAGGTCCCAGCGGGATCTTCGCTGCTTACGAACTGACGCTGTTGAATCCGAACTGCAAAGTGTTGCTGATCGATAAAGGCCACGATATTTTTCACAGAAGCTGCCCGATTTTGCAAGAAAAATTAGTCAAATGCCCGCCGCCCACCAAGATGAAAGAATATGCGGGCTGTCTGCCGGCGTGTTCGATCACGTCCGGTTGGGGCGGGGCCGGTGCGTACAGTGACGGAAAGTTTAACCTGACCACCGAGTTCGGCGGCTGGATGCAGGATTATCTGCCTCCGTCGAAAGTGCTGGAACTGATCGAGTATGTGGACCGGATCAACCTGGAACACGGGGCGACGCTGGCGATCACCGACCCGACTACCCCGGCTGTCGCAGCGATCGAACGGAGGGCGGCTGCTGCCGGTCTGAAACTTCTGAAGGCGCGCGTGCGTCACTTGGGGACGGAAGAGAACCTGAAGATCCTGACCAATATTTACCACACACTGGAAAACAAGATCGAAACAAGGTTCAAGACGCTGGTCGACGACATTCTGGTGGAAGAATTACCGGGCAGTACGGCGAAGCAGAAAGCATACCGCGTCACCGGCGTCCGCTTGAAAAGCGGGGAGGAACTGCGGGCCGACCGGGTGATCATCGGGCCGGGACGCGACGGTTCGCAATGGCTGGCGGATATTTTGAAACGGCGCGGCCTGACGATGACCAACAACCAGGTGGACATCGGGGTGCGTGTGGAAACGTCCGATGTGATCATGCAGGAGATTAACGAACACCTGTATGAAGCGAAGTTTGTGTTCAACACGTCTGTCGGAACCCGTGTCCGCACGTTCTGCGCCAACCCGAGCGGACATGTGGTGGTCGAGAACCATTCGGGCGTAATGACCGCCAACGGTCACGCGTACAAGGACCCGGCTCTCGGCAGCCGCAATACGAATTTTGCTTTGCTGGTGTCGCATACGTTTACCGAACCGTTCGACAAACCGATCGAATACGCGAAAGAGATCAGCCGGCGCGCCAATGACCTGTCGAACGGCTCCGTGATCGTGCAAAAATACGGCGATATCCTGAAAGGCCGCAGGTCGACCGAAAAGAGAATCCGAGAAGGGTTCATCGAGCCGACCTTGAAAGAAGCGGTACCGGGCGATCTCGGCCTGGTGCTGCCGTACAATACGATGAAATCGTTAATTGAAATGATGGAAGCGCTCGACAAGGTGACGCCGGGCATCGCATCGGAACACACCCTGTTTTATGGCGTGGAAGCGAAATTTTACAGCGCCCGTCCGCGCCTGACGGATCACTTCGAGACGGAAGTCCGGGGCTTGTTCGCGATCGGCGACGGAGCGGGCATCACCCGGGGGTTGGCGCAAGCATCCGCCGCCGGTGTACACGTTGCACGGCATATTGCTTCCACATTGCCGAAGAAAGTGCAGATGGCAGCCAACTGA